The following proteins come from a genomic window of Enterobacter chengduensis:
- a CDS encoding YciI family protein → MSTVYIVILTYIKPLEEIDAAIPAHVEWLKKGYSEGIFLASGRRIPRNGGVILAKSESLASLEERLREDPFQKLKLATVEIIPFEPSMKTELLKNVF, encoded by the coding sequence ATGAGCACGGTTTACATTGTCATTTTAACCTATATCAAACCACTCGAAGAGATTGACGCAGCGATTCCCGCTCATGTTGAGTGGCTAAAAAAGGGGTATTCAGAGGGGATTTTCCTGGCGTCCGGTAGACGGATCCCAAGAAACGGTGGCGTCATTCTTGCTAAATCTGAGAGTCTTGCCTCTCTTGAAGAGCGACTACGCGAGGATCCTTTTCAGAAATTAAAGCTTGCGACTGTTGAGATCATTCCCTTTGAACCCAGCATGAAAACAGAACTATTAAAAAATGTGTTTTAA
- the ychF gene encoding redox-regulated ATPase YchF, translating to MGFKCGIVGLPNVGKSTLFNALTKAGIEAANFPFCTIEPNTGVVPMPDPRLDQLAEIVKPQRILPTTMEFVDIAGLVKGASKGEGLGNQFLTNIRETEAIGHVVRCFENDNIIHVNNKVDPADDIDVINTELALSDLDTCERAIHRVQKKAKGGDKDAKAELAALEKCLPQLENAGMLRALKNLTDEDKAAIKYLSFLTLKPTMYIANVNEDGFENNPYLDKVREIAAAEGSVVVAVCAAVESDIAELDDADREEFMAELGLEEPGLNRVIRAGYELLNLQTYFTAGVKEVRAWTIPVGATAPQAAGKIHTDFEKGFIRAQTIAFEDFITYKGEQGAKEAGKMRAEGKDYIVKDGDVMNFLFNV from the coding sequence ATGGGATTCAAATGCGGTATCGTCGGTCTGCCAAACGTGGGCAAATCCACCCTGTTTAACGCGCTTACCAAAGCGGGTATCGAAGCGGCGAACTTCCCGTTCTGTACCATCGAACCTAACACCGGCGTTGTGCCAATGCCGGACCCGCGTCTGGACCAGCTCGCGGAAATCGTGAAGCCGCAGCGCATTCTGCCAACCACCATGGAATTCGTGGACATCGCGGGCCTGGTAAAAGGCGCATCCAAAGGTGAAGGCCTGGGCAACCAGTTCCTGACCAACATTCGTGAAACCGAAGCGATCGGCCACGTTGTGCGCTGCTTCGAGAACGACAACATCATCCACGTTAACAACAAAGTGGATCCGGCTGACGACATCGACGTCATCAACACCGAGCTGGCGCTCTCTGACCTCGACACCTGCGAACGCGCGATTCACCGCGTGCAGAAGAAAGCCAAAGGCGGCGACAAGGACGCGAAAGCGGAACTGGCTGCGCTGGAAAAATGCCTGCCGCAGCTGGAAAACGCGGGCATGCTGCGCGCGCTGAAAAACCTGACTGACGAAGACAAGGCGGCGATCAAATACCTGAGCTTCCTGACCCTGAAGCCAACCATGTACATCGCCAACGTTAACGAAGACGGTTTCGAGAACAACCCGTACCTCGACAAAGTACGTGAAATCGCCGCGGCGGAAGGTTCTGTCGTTGTGGCTGTATGCGCTGCCGTTGAATCCGACATCGCCGAGCTGGACGACGCCGACCGTGAAGAGTTCATGGCCGAGCTGGGTCTGGAAGAGCCTGGCCTGAACCGCGTGATCCGCGCAGGCTATGAGCTGCTGAACCTGCAAACCTACTTCACCGCTGGCGTGAAGGAAGTGCGTGCGTGGACCATCCCTGTGGGTGCAACTGCGCCTCAGGCGGCTGGTAAGATCCACACCGACTTCGAGAAAGGCTTTATTCGTGCGCAGACTATCGCGTTTGAAGACTTCATCACCTACAAGGGTGAGCAAGGCGCGAAAGAAGCAGGCAAGATGCGTGCGGAAGGGAAAGATTACATCGTTAAAGATGGCGATGTGATGAACTTCCTGTTCAACGTTTAA